In Candidatus Bathyarchaeia archaeon, the following are encoded in one genomic region:
- a CDS encoding CopG family ribbon-helix-helix protein: MTVISITLPAELLSKFDDFIKARGYYSRSEAFRDAIRSLITESELAKLETGNVAATVMTTCDYARKDVDLKMTEIRHEFDDVVIENVHRHIGERYCLEIFIAQGNNDRILNLINRLRGMHGIQQVRAMFMPL; the protein is encoded by the coding sequence ATGACCGTGATAAGCATAACCTTGCCGGCGGAACTTCTCAGCAAATTTGATGATTTCATTAAAGCAAGGGGATATTACAGCAGGTCAGAGGCTTTTCGAGATGCCATAAGAAGTCTTATCACCGAATCTGAGCTTGCCAAACTCGAAACTGGAAACGTAGCTGCAACCGTAATGACAACATGTGATTATGCAAGGAAAGATGTTGATCTAAAAATGACCGAAATAAGACATGAGTTTGATGATGTTGTAATAGAAAACGTCCATAGGCACATAGGCGAGAGATACTGCTTAGAAATTTTCATTGCTCAGGGAAATAACGACCGAATATTGAATCTTATCAATAGACTTAGAGGAATGCATGGAATTCAACAAGTCCGCGCCATGTTCATGCCACTCTAA
- the hutH gene encoding histidine ammonia-lyase, producing MHAVQVDGETLTIEDIVKVARENAKVTIPEETKKRVKKSRMVLEKLVREKRVIYGVNTGFGALSNITIQPDNIKQLQVNLIRSHASGVGKPLSTDIVRALMLLRANTLAKGYSGVRLETLETLVEMLNKGVHPIVPAKGSVGASGDLAPLSHMILVLIGEGKAEYQGKVMSGKEAMQKAGIAPVQLEFKEGIALNNGTQLMTAIAVLTVHDAENLIEAAEAATALSLEALLGVSDAFDEKIHNVRPHTGQMWTAKNIRTLIAGSQLVQTGNEAMQKRQRPHDPYSLRCAPQVLGAARDAIAYARKVVEVEINSATDNPLIFPEEQACLSGGNFHGQPVSLAMDLLGIALAMVGNISERRTARLLDGKLNNGLPAFLIPPKARAGVNSGFMTVQYTAAALVSENKILAHPACVDSIPTSANYEDFVSMGVTAAEKAMQILENTEYIIAIELLCAAQAADFRGLEKLGKGTKKVHALIRKHVPMLEQDRVLSEDIEKIKQLLKETKL from the coding sequence ATGCATGCAGTGCAAGTTGACGGGGAAACATTAACAATTGAGGATATCGTCAAGGTTGCACGAGAAAACGCCAAAGTAACAATTCCAGAAGAAACGAAAAAGCGAGTAAAAAAAAGCCGCATGGTTCTGGAAAAACTAGTCAGAGAAAAGCGCGTCATCTACGGTGTGAACACGGGTTTTGGAGCATTAAGCAACATAACAATTCAACCAGACAACATTAAACAGTTACAAGTTAACCTCATCAGAAGCCACGCGTCTGGTGTTGGAAAACCCCTAAGCACGGATATAGTACGCGCTTTAATGCTTCTGCGTGCAAACACTTTGGCTAAGGGATATTCAGGCGTGCGCTTGGAAACCTTAGAAACACTTGTTGAAATGCTGAACAAAGGCGTACATCCAATAGTTCCAGCTAAAGGTTCTGTTGGCGCCAGCGGCGACCTCGCACCTTTATCCCATATGATTCTGGTGCTCATAGGCGAAGGAAAAGCCGAATACCAAGGCAAAGTGATGAGCGGAAAAGAAGCCATGCAAAAGGCTGGAATAGCACCTGTCCAGCTTGAGTTTAAGGAAGGAATAGCGCTTAACAATGGCACGCAACTGATGACAGCCATCGCGGTATTAACGGTTCACGATGCTGAAAACTTGATTGAAGCAGCAGAAGCAGCAACTGCATTATCGCTTGAGGCTTTGCTTGGAGTTTCTGATGCTTTTGACGAAAAAATCCACAATGTCAGGCCGCATACCGGTCAAATGTGGACGGCAAAGAATATTAGAACGCTTATTGCGGGAAGCCAGCTTGTCCAAACAGGAAATGAAGCCATGCAAAAGAGGCAGCGTCCCCATGACCCTTACAGTTTAAGATGTGCACCACAAGTTTTGGGCGCTGCAAGAGATGCAATAGCTTATGCAAGAAAGGTTGTGGAAGTTGAAATTAACTCGGCAACGGACAATCCTCTAATCTTTCCTGAAGAACAAGCTTGTCTTTCGGGTGGGAATTTTCACGGGCAACCAGTATCCCTCGCGATGGACTTGCTTGGAATAGCATTAGCAATGGTTGGTAACATTTCTGAAAGAAGAACGGCAAGGTTGCTTGACGGTAAACTAAACAATGGTTTGCCAGCCTTCTTAATTCCGCCAAAGGCAAGAGCAGGCGTGAACAGTGGTTTTATGACTGTGCAGTACACTGCTGCGGCTTTAGTCTCGGAAAATAAGATTCTAGCGCATCCTGCCTGTGTAGATTCTATTCCAACATCTGCAAATTATGAAGACTTTGTGAGTATGGGAGTGACAGCTGCAGAAAAAGCCATGCAGATTTTGGAGAACACAGAATACATAATAGCCATAGAACTATTATGCGCGGCTCAAGCAGCAGATTTTCGCGGACTAGAAAAGCTTGGAAAAGGAACAAAAAAAGTTCACGCGCTCATAAGAAAGCATGTGCCAATGCTCGAACAAGACAGAGTGCTAAGCGAAGACATAGAAAAAATTAAACAACTACTCAAAGAAACCAAACTTTAA
- a CDS encoding serine/threonine-protein kinase RIO2, whose amino-acid sequence MSSAETAVKVFRTLENEDFRVLQVIEAAMSKHEFVPKELIAKFAKFNLEEIDFRLKRLHKLRLIRQMQGAYVGYTLNYAGYDCLAINAFVKANVLEAFGKPLGVGKEADVYDALNPKGEKIAVKFHRLGRISFRQTMRKRAYTTEHANWLFQSRIAAEKEFQALTLTFSHKVAVPEPINQNRHAIAMGMIEGAELAEWKELPEPEKILKRILHNIRKAYLQAGVIHADLSEYNIILKPNMQILIIDWPQYVTRKHPNAQQLLTRDVKNVLQYFKRKFMLEITLKEALEYVTGKGKLTAF is encoded by the coding sequence ATGTCGTCAGCTGAAACCGCAGTGAAAGTGTTCCGCACCTTAGAGAACGAAGATTTCAGAGTACTGCAAGTCATAGAAGCAGCAATGAGCAAACACGAATTCGTCCCAAAAGAACTAATCGCAAAATTCGCAAAATTCAACCTTGAAGAAATCGACTTTCGCCTAAAGCGTCTCCACAAATTACGTTTAATACGCCAAATGCAAGGAGCATACGTAGGCTACACTTTAAATTATGCCGGTTACGACTGCCTAGCAATAAACGCTTTCGTCAAAGCCAACGTGCTCGAAGCCTTCGGAAAACCCTTAGGCGTAGGCAAAGAAGCAGACGTATACGACGCTCTAAACCCAAAAGGAGAAAAAATAGCCGTAAAATTTCACAGACTTGGAAGAATAAGTTTCCGCCAAACAATGCGGAAAAGAGCCTACACAACTGAACACGCCAACTGGCTTTTCCAATCAAGAATCGCAGCAGAAAAAGAATTCCAAGCCTTAACACTCACTTTTTCTCATAAAGTGGCAGTTCCAGAACCAATAAACCAGAACCGCCACGCCATAGCCATGGGAATGATTGAAGGAGCAGAACTTGCAGAATGGAAGGAGCTTCCAGAACCAGAAAAAATATTGAAGCGAATACTGCATAACATTCGAAAAGCCTACTTGCAAGCCGGCGTAATCCACGCTGACCTAAGCGAATACAACATTATACTAAAGCCGAACATGCAAATACTCATCATCGACTGGCCACAATACGTCACAAGAAAACACCCAAACGCCCAACAACTGCTAACCAGAGACGTAAAAAACGTTCTGCAATATTTCAAACGCAAATTTATGTTAGAAATCACACTTAAAGAAGCTCTGGAATACGTGACAGGAAAAGGAAAACTAACCGCTTTCTAA
- a CDS encoding LSM domain-containing protein, with the protein MEPSKKPLNVLVKQLNAYIAVVLKNGCEYKGKMIKCDGHMNILLEGAAESKDDQLIANYGNLLLRGNNILYIMLDVH; encoded by the coding sequence ATGGAACCCAGCAAAAAACCGCTGAACGTGTTGGTTAAGCAACTGAACGCTTACATTGCAGTTGTACTGAAGAACGGTTGCGAATACAAGGGAAAAATGATCAAATGTGACGGGCATATGAATATTCTTTTGGAAGGTGCAGCCGAGAGCAAGGATGATCAGCTCATTGCTAACTATGGAAATCTTTTGTTGCGTGGAAACAACATACTTTATATAATGTTGGATGTGCATTAG